In bacterium, the following proteins share a genomic window:
- a CDS encoding class I SAM-dependent methyltransferase, protein MSPSWFRRSKEPPRKPTRESLAATFLRGEGIEIGALNQPTLLPPDLRVRYVDRFAVADLKNQYPELANADLVDPDIVDDGETLGKIDDASQDFVLACHFLEHCENPLKALENMVRVLRPGGILFLAIPDKRFTFDIDRPITPLEHLVRDYEEGPEWSREPAYWEWAQIVDKLDDVKARYQVEHYMGIRYSIHFHAWTPAEMAEMFVHLQRGMGVPADIKLFYHMDDQVIALLEKQRP, encoded by the coding sequence ATGTCCCCCTCCTGGTTTCGCCGCTCCAAAGAACCACCCCGAAAGCCTACGCGCGAATCGTTGGCCGCGACGTTTCTTCGTGGAGAAGGCATCGAAATCGGTGCGCTGAACCAGCCCACTCTGCTGCCGCCTGATCTGCGCGTCCGCTACGTCGATCGGTTCGCCGTGGCCGATTTGAAGAACCAGTACCCCGAACTTGCAAACGCCGATCTCGTTGATCCCGACATCGTGGATGATGGCGAAACGCTCGGGAAGATCGACGACGCGTCGCAGGACTTCGTGCTCGCCTGTCACTTCCTCGAGCACTGCGAAAATCCTCTGAAGGCTCTGGAGAACATGGTCCGTGTTCTCCGGCCCGGAGGGATCCTCTTTCTTGCAATTCCGGACAAGCGATTCACGTTCGACATCGACCGTCCGATTACGCCGCTTGAGCATCTCGTTCGCGACTACGAGGAAGGCCCCGAGTGGTCGCGCGAGCCGGCGTATTGGGAGTGGGCGCAGATCGTCGACAAGCTCGATGACGTGAAAGCCCGCTATCAGGTCGAGCACTATATGGGCATTCGCTACAGCATTCACTTCCACGCCTGGACCCCGGCCGAGATGGCCGAGATGTTCGTCCACTTGCAGCGCGGCATGGGCGTCCCGGCGGACATCAAGTTATTCTATCACATGGACGATCAGGTGATTGCGCTGTTGGAGAAACAGCGGCCTTAG
- a CDS encoding VCBS repeat-containing protein, which yields MRLLSTCAMAGLFACAATTGYSAVEVTAPKAIDIDWTYVSGAEVSEYSILPYGYLRDYSGDGIPDYLLAEDIEANGAIRLWAIDSAATGGSKAYPADRAAGREFTIDLGTFYPDMVQMIHQEGSCDIDIYVQGDNRTTDDGEYTQLIYKRLNLDDPNFPDAATFTIPVQSELWPYTHWSEDFTGDGYPDIVLGNSLTNSSDKFFVACYNGKDGAEVWSIELDPDPNDPGGTVLGLPQMFATILPMSDTNTGTGDLDGDGKPEILLEYTYGYMMGEFSFGTRGMIRVLNGNGTLFTGYSDAWVELIDLPGNLTGPSLNSMVDFNNDGKTDILVSILDLGMDTAPPPFLGFDLLAKQELFRADAAEFNWFEDTLNAMTFHALRSNYRFGDVDGDGFGDLTVHGMQPNTIGNLTFGVFHAYSSNANNRGKAMSFMATAGDATIWWANDFGGSDILDFLIVDHPDAPGASTVDFKLQTTAIWPSNIDIPGQGTFKFPHEFGTVDPDDFDVQTMMGFPMGDLDGDGQKDTFVSIGYKHAGNDVPSPLAYGQALFFDNTAPGTPLEETARLQIKSDSDRTPYPLYETAIIIGHYEVGCPTYVDQNSDGKRNDGVVTTDHVVAAISFKYDGSGFLPEDVLGFLLGQQELSSGQLPQADSNSDGLCDAGDLIQKITAR from the coding sequence ATGCGACTGCTATCGACTTGTGCGATGGCCGGGCTCTTTGCCTGTGCTGCGACGACCGGTTATTCGGCTGTGGAGGTCACTGCCCCCAAAGCGATCGATATCGACTGGACCTACGTGTCGGGAGCCGAGGTCTCCGAATACAGCATCTTACCCTATGGCTATCTGCGCGATTACTCGGGCGATGGGATCCCGGACTATTTGCTCGCCGAAGATATCGAGGCAAATGGCGCTATTCGTTTGTGGGCAATCGACTCCGCAGCAACCGGAGGATCGAAGGCCTATCCGGCGGATCGAGCAGCCGGGCGCGAGTTCACCATCGATCTCGGCACCTTCTATCCCGACATGGTTCAGATGATTCACCAGGAAGGAAGCTGCGACATCGACATCTACGTGCAGGGCGACAACCGCACGACCGACGATGGAGAATACACGCAGTTGATCTACAAGCGCCTGAATCTCGACGATCCGAATTTCCCGGACGCCGCGACCTTCACGATCCCCGTGCAGTCAGAGTTGTGGCCATACACACACTGGTCGGAGGACTTCACCGGCGATGGTTATCCCGACATCGTACTCGGGAATTCGCTGACGAATTCCTCGGACAAGTTCTTCGTCGCTTGCTACAACGGCAAAGACGGAGCAGAGGTCTGGAGCATCGAGCTCGATCCCGATCCGAACGACCCGGGCGGGACGGTGCTTGGGCTGCCGCAAATGTTTGCTACGATCCTGCCGATGAGCGACACAAACACCGGCACCGGCGATCTGGATGGCGATGGGAAGCCGGAGATCTTGCTGGAATACACCTACGGATACATGATGGGAGAGTTCAGCTTTGGCACGCGCGGAATGATTCGCGTCCTCAATGGCAACGGCACGCTCTTTACGGGATACTCGGATGCGTGGGTCGAGTTGATCGACCTGCCCGGCAATCTGACCGGGCCGTCCCTCAACAGCATGGTTGACTTCAACAACGACGGAAAGACGGACATCCTTGTTTCTATCCTGGACCTCGGAATGGACACGGCTCCGCCGCCATTCCTTGGTTTCGATCTTCTCGCGAAGCAGGAACTCTTCCGTGCGGACGCTGCGGAATTCAATTGGTTCGAAGATACGCTCAACGCGATGACCTTCCATGCCCTCCGATCGAACTACAGGTTCGGCGATGTCGATGGAGACGGTTTCGGCGATCTGACCGTGCATGGCATGCAGCCAAACACGATCGGGAATCTTACGTTCGGTGTCTTCCACGCCTACTCTTCGAATGCCAACAATCGTGGCAAGGCCATGAGCTTCATGGCGACTGCCGGCGATGCGACGATCTGGTGGGCGAACGATTTCGGCGGCAGCGACATCCTCGACTTCCTGATCGTGGACCATCCTGATGCGCCCGGTGCCTCGACGGTCGACTTCAAACTTCAGACAACGGCTATCTGGCCAAGCAACATCGATATACCCGGCCAAGGCACCTTCAAGTTCCCGCACGAGTTCGGCACCGTCGATCCGGATGATTTCGATGTTCAAACGATGATGGGGTTTCCGATGGGCGACCTTGACGGAGATGGCCAGAAGGACACGTTTGTTTCTATCGGTTACAAGCACGCGGGCAACGATGTACCGAGCCCGTTGGCATACGGACAAGCGCTGTTCTTCGACAACACGGCGCCTGGCACGCCGCTCGAGGAGACCGCGCGCCTGCAGATCAAATCCGACTCCGACCGCACGCCATATCCCTTGTATGAGACGGCCATCATTATCGGGCATTACGAAGTCGGTTGCCCAACTTACGTCGATCAAAACAGTGACGGAAAGCGCAACGACGGCGTTGTTACCACTGATCACGTTGTTGCTGCGATCAGTTTCAAATACGACGGAAGCGGCTTTCTGCCGGAGGATGTTCTTGGTTTCCTGCTCGGCCAACAGGAACTTAGTTCCGGGCAGCTCCCTCAGGCCGATTCGAACAGTGATGGTCTTTGCGACGCAGGCGACCTGATTCAGAAGATTACGGCGAGGTAG
- a CDS encoding CCA tRNA nucleotidyltransferase produces MNALEQGARRIVNCLRDAGHMAYWVGGCVRDRLLGMPMKDIDIATDARPDQIEGLFEKVRLVGASFGVCIVVEGEHHYEVATFRRDGKYVDHRHPETVEYGTPEQDAQRRDFTINALFYDPEADEIIDFVGGQKDIARKRLRTVGDPRARFGEDALRLLRAIRFAARVEFEIEEETWRAMVELAPTIKFISPERQRDEITRMMLADKPSRAFEMMDRAGLLELILPEISIMKGVEQGATYHPEGDVFVHTLLCLDKLETRTPITCWAMLLHDVGKPPTCERAPGKLTFYGHDKVGAEMARRICRRFRFSNEATERISAIVGRHMRFMNANEWNKSTMRRFLGAETIEEDLAIHKADCLGSFGGLTNYNLVREALEEFRSRHEEPVPPPLITGTDLIAMGLHPGPLFREILLAVQERQLEGEIESREQALKFVRRDYGEGSTSP; encoded by the coding sequence ATGAACGCGTTGGAGCAGGGGGCTCGTCGCATAGTAAACTGCCTGCGCGACGCGGGTCACATGGCGTATTGGGTAGGAGGTTGCGTGCGCGATCGGTTGCTCGGCATGCCGATGAAAGACATCGACATCGCGACCGATGCACGACCCGATCAAATCGAAGGGCTCTTCGAGAAGGTCCGACTCGTCGGCGCGAGTTTCGGGGTCTGTATCGTTGTCGAGGGCGAGCATCATTACGAAGTCGCCACATTCCGGCGCGACGGGAAGTACGTCGATCATCGGCACCCCGAAACCGTGGAATATGGCACGCCGGAACAGGACGCCCAGCGTCGGGACTTCACGATCAATGCGTTGTTCTACGATCCGGAAGCCGACGAGATCATTGATTTCGTCGGCGGACAGAAAGACATCGCCCGCAAACGCCTACGCACAGTCGGCGATCCGCGTGCACGCTTTGGTGAGGATGCTCTGCGATTGCTGCGTGCCATTCGATTCGCAGCACGTGTGGAATTTGAAATCGAAGAAGAAACATGGCGCGCGATGGTCGAGCTTGCGCCGACCATCAAGTTCATCAGCCCCGAGCGACAGCGCGACGAGATTACACGGATGATGCTGGCAGACAAGCCCTCGCGCGCCTTCGAGATGATGGATCGCGCGGGTTTGCTGGAGTTGATTCTCCCCGAAATCAGCATCATGAAAGGCGTCGAACAGGGCGCGACCTACCATCCGGAAGGCGATGTCTTTGTCCACACGCTGCTATGCCTCGACAAGTTAGAGACTCGCACGCCGATTACTTGCTGGGCGATGTTGTTGCATGATGTCGGGAAACCGCCAACGTGCGAGCGCGCACCGGGGAAGCTGACATTCTACGGACACGACAAGGTCGGCGCAGAGATGGCGCGTAGGATCTGCCGGCGATTCCGTTTCTCAAACGAAGCGACCGAGCGCATCAGCGCGATCGTCGGCCGACACATGCGCTTTATGAATGCAAACGAGTGGAACAAGTCCACAATGCGGCGCTTCCTGGGCGCGGAGACGATTGAGGAAGATCTCGCCATTCACAAGGCGGATTGCCTCGGGTCGTTTGGCGGTCTGACGAACTACAATCTGGTGCGCGAGGCGCTGGAGGAATTTCGATCGCGGCACGAGGAGCCCGTTCCTCCCCCGCTCATCACGGGTACCGACTTGATTGCAATGGGCCTGCATCCAGGACCGCTGTTTCGCGAGATTCTGCTGGCCGTGCAGGAACGCCAACTCGAAGGCGAAATCGAGTCGCGCGAGCAAGCGCTGAAGTTTGTGCGGAGAGACTACGGCGAGGGGTCTACCTCGCCGTAA
- a CDS encoding thioredoxin family protein, which yields MPRPPILPLLDWKSIVDSGTTWEDWLGQAESDENRQKMQAAFENQKLDPTTMAFLQSLPRDVHVVAIAEGWCGDVHRHAPVLAKLAVMSGRIHLRFITREQHREVFARFLTNGGEAIPKFVFLSDQFIECGNWGPMPHECRRIIARGKATGEGGKARERVSGMYESDPNCEIVVRELMEIIETATCLEP from the coding sequence ATGCCACGCCCACCTATTCTGCCTCTTCTTGATTGGAAGTCCATTGTCGATTCGGGAACGACCTGGGAGGACTGGCTTGGCCAGGCCGAGAGCGATGAGAATCGCCAGAAGATGCAGGCCGCTTTCGAGAATCAGAAGCTCGATCCAACAACGATGGCGTTTCTGCAGAGCCTTCCGCGCGATGTTCATGTTGTCGCAATCGCCGAAGGTTGGTGCGGCGATGTGCACCGCCATGCACCGGTCCTTGCGAAGCTGGCAGTAATGTCCGGCCGAATCCATCTGCGCTTCATCACGCGCGAGCAACACCGCGAAGTCTTTGCGCGTTTCCTGACGAATGGCGGCGAGGCGATTCCGAAGTTCGTTTTCCTGAGCGACCAGTTTATCGAATGCGGCAATTGGGGTCCGATGCCGCACGAGTGCCGCCGCATCATCGCGCGCGGCAAGGCAACCGGCGAAGGCGGTAAGGCGCGCGAACGCGTCAGCGGGATGTACGAGTCCGATCCAAATTGTGAGATCGTCGTCCGCGAACTGATGGAGATCATCGAGACGGCAACCTGCCTGGAGCCTTGA
- a CDS encoding DUF2851 family protein, protein MKMTSLETTRTRWRELHEEFGDALRRAIRVAEGQDRGESRHVEERLVQCIWFDQLLRADKLRTASGKRVEVLDAGRWNTSRGPDFQGARVRLAGEELAGDVEIHVNSADWFHHGHHQDFEYNNVVLHVCLNPADDRPYEEKQNGERLERMVLLDALDPDLETLRRTINVDDYPYGRPADVGICHDHFTRIPEPQLTEFLTIAGRMRIEDKIARFEAQLASATTQQLIYQSIMTGQGYKSNKTLYFLLSKRAPFTELMDHAHDIAPPERPDLFLAILLHVAQLFPTQQDLFDGADKETIAFAERLEKHWNRVRPYFRDRLLPPTRRWYSGMRPPGFPGRRLAAVAILLTRLVDVDAPLFDVFCSMIRNGAPENEKPKDWRKFYRDVTKMLEVDGDQNYFGTHYTLGGKPCRPQALLGEPAARTLFFNVLLPLAILRARQEGDTRLEQQAWVVAARFPALPKNSVTEFMKRRLFGESGFDKGLFRTELMQQALFKVFHDCCAQNERACANCTFLNAPYEPLMAMA, encoded by the coding sequence ATGAAGATGACGTCTCTCGAGACAACGCGAACGCGCTGGCGCGAACTCCACGAGGAGTTTGGCGATGCTTTGCGCCGCGCGATTCGAGTTGCCGAGGGGCAGGATCGCGGCGAGTCGCGTCACGTTGAGGAGCGACTCGTGCAGTGCATCTGGTTCGATCAGTTGCTGCGGGCGGATAAACTGCGCACGGCCAGTGGCAAGCGCGTCGAGGTTCTGGATGCAGGGCGGTGGAACACGAGCCGTGGACCGGATTTTCAGGGCGCACGTGTTCGGCTGGCAGGCGAAGAACTCGCGGGCGATGTCGAGATCCATGTGAATTCCGCCGACTGGTTTCACCACGGCCATCATCAGGACTTCGAGTACAACAACGTCGTCCTGCACGTGTGCCTGAATCCGGCGGACGATCGGCCCTACGAAGAAAAACAAAACGGCGAACGGCTCGAGCGCATGGTGCTGCTCGATGCACTCGATCCGGACCTGGAGACGCTGCGCCGGACGATCAATGTGGATGACTATCCCTACGGCCGACCGGCGGATGTGGGGATTTGCCACGATCACTTCACGCGCATTCCCGAGCCGCAATTGACGGAGTTTCTGACGATCGCCGGACGTATGCGGATCGAGGACAAGATTGCGCGATTCGAGGCACAACTGGCCTCGGCAACGACACAGCAACTCATCTATCAGTCGATCATGACGGGACAGGGCTACAAGTCCAACAAGACGTTGTACTTCCTGCTCAGCAAGCGCGCTCCATTCACGGAGCTAATGGACCATGCGCACGACATCGCACCACCGGAACGCCCCGATCTGTTTCTGGCGATTCTCCTTCATGTCGCACAGTTGTTCCCCACTCAACAGGACCTCTTTGACGGTGCGGACAAGGAAACGATCGCGTTCGCAGAGCGGCTGGAAAAGCATTGGAATCGAGTCCGTCCCTACTTTCGAGATCGCCTGCTTCCGCCGACGCGACGGTGGTACTCGGGCATGCGGCCGCCGGGATTTCCCGGCCGGCGATTGGCCGCGGTGGCGATTCTCCTGACACGCCTGGTGGATGTGGATGCGCCGCTCTTCGATGTCTTCTGCTCGATGATCCGAAATGGGGCACCGGAGAACGAGAAGCCGAAAGATTGGCGCAAGTTCTATCGCGATGTCACGAAGATGCTCGAAGTCGACGGCGATCAGAATTACTTCGGGACGCACTACACGCTCGGAGGAAAGCCCTGCCGACCTCAGGCATTGCTGGGCGAACCGGCCGCAAGAACGTTGTTCTTCAACGTGCTGCTGCCCCTGGCAATTCTCCGCGCGCGCCAGGAAGGCGATACGCGATTGGAACAGCAGGCATGGGTGGTAGCGGCGCGTTTCCCGGCCCTGCCGAAGAATTCTGTGACCGAGTTCATGAAGCGACGGCTCTTCGGCGAAAGCGGGTTCGACAAGGGCCTGTTCCGTACGGAACTGATGCAGCAGGCACTCTTCAAGGTCTTCCACGATTGCTGTGCACAAAACGAACGCGCCTGCGCAAACTGCACATTCCTGAACGCGCCATATGAACCGCTCATGGCTATGGCCTGA
- a CDS encoding ATP-dependent 6-phosphofructokinase, with the protein MSESKADSGKTPKSIAILTGGGDCPGLNAVIRAVAKTAMYRYGMRVFGITDGFDGLIHQNSYELKTGDVSGILTLGGTILGSSNKANPFDHVMKIDGKEQRVNVAADCVEYIKEMGWDALVCIGGDGTMNMAKGFADLGVPVVGIPKTIDNDLMATDLTFGFRTAVDTATEAIDKLHTTAMAHHRVQIVEMMGRYAGWLTLESGVAGGADVILIPEIEYDMEVVCDYCLKRSRVGKRFTIIAVSEGAKQKGGKMVVAKILEDSPDPIRLGGIGKVLAETIQERTGLESRATVLGHLQRGGSPCSFDRTLGTRFGNFAANMIARGEFGRMAALSGQDIVSVELGDAISKLKLVSKDDPMIEAARAVGTCFGDE; encoded by the coding sequence ATGTCCGAAAGCAAGGCCGATTCCGGCAAGACTCCGAAAAGCATCGCGATTCTGACCGGCGGCGGCGATTGCCCTGGGTTGAACGCCGTGATCCGGGCCGTTGCCAAGACCGCGATGTACCGCTACGGCATGCGCGTCTTCGGCATCACGGATGGCTTCGATGGGTTGATTCACCAGAACTCCTATGAACTGAAAACCGGCGATGTGTCCGGCATCCTGACGCTGGGCGGAACAATTCTCGGCAGCAGCAACAAGGCGAATCCCTTCGATCACGTCATGAAGATCGATGGCAAAGAGCAGCGCGTGAACGTCGCCGCTGATTGCGTCGAATACATCAAGGAGATGGGGTGGGATGCGCTGGTCTGCATCGGCGGTGATGGCACGATGAATATGGCGAAGGGTTTCGCCGATCTCGGCGTGCCGGTTGTCGGTATTCCGAAGACGATCGACAATGATCTGATGGCGACGGATCTGACGTTCGGATTCCGCACCGCGGTCGATACGGCAACGGAGGCGATCGACAAACTCCATACGACGGCCATGGCGCATCATCGCGTCCAGATCGTCGAGATGATGGGGCGCTACGCCGGATGGCTGACGCTGGAGTCCGGCGTGGCCGGCGGCGCGGACGTGATCCTGATCCCCGAGATCGAATACGACATGGAAGTCGTGTGCGATTACTGTCTGAAGCGTTCGCGCGTTGGAAAGCGCTTCACGATCATCGCCGTCTCCGAGGGGGCGAAGCAGAAGGGCGGCAAGATGGTGGTGGCGAAGATCCTGGAAGACAGTCCGGACCCGATTCGCCTCGGCGGTATCGGCAAGGTGTTGGCCGAGACAATCCAGGAACGCACGGGCCTGGAATCGCGCGCGACGGTGCTCGGGCATCTGCAACGCGGCGGCTCGCCCTGCAGTTTCGACCGCACGCTGGGAACGCGGTTTGGAAACTTCGCGGCGAACATGATCGCACGCGGCGAGTTCGGCCGCATGGCAGCGCTGTCCGGCCAGGACATCGTCTCTGTGGAGTTGGGCGATGCCATCAGCAAGTTGAAGCTTGTGTCCAAGGATGATCCAATGATCGAAGCCGCACGTGCCGTAGGAACGTGCTTCGGAGACGAGTAG
- a CDS encoding sugar O-acetyltransferase gives MTEREKMLAGENYDPFEQELVDLRLAAAEAVYAFNQAPPSQYSDAIAKLRQLFHKAPDSCMIMAPFHCDYGCFIELGDRFFANYGCVILDCGWVRIGNRVMFGPGVHLYGATHPIDPEERLAGVESGRSITIEDNVWVGGRTVINPGVTIGKNSVIGSGSVVTRDIPPGVLAAGVPARVIRAVTGG, from the coding sequence ATGACTGAACGAGAGAAGATGCTTGCCGGAGAGAACTACGATCCGTTCGAGCAGGAGTTGGTCGATCTGCGGCTCGCCGCGGCAGAGGCAGTCTACGCCTTCAACCAGGCGCCCCCATCGCAATACAGCGACGCCATTGCGAAGTTGCGCCAGCTCTTCCACAAGGCGCCGGATTCGTGCATGATCATGGCTCCGTTTCACTGCGACTACGGGTGCTTCATCGAACTGGGCGACCGATTCTTCGCGAACTATGGCTGCGTGATACTGGACTGCGGCTGGGTGCGTATCGGCAACCGCGTGATGTTCGGCCCGGGCGTGCATCTGTATGGCGCGACGCATCCGATCGACCCCGAGGAGCGTCTGGCAGGCGTGGAATCCGGCAGATCAATCACGATCGAAGACAACGTGTGGGTGGGCGGTCGCACGGTGATCAATCCGGGCGTAACGATTGGAAAGAACTCCGTGATCGGCTCCGGAAGCGTCGTGACGCGCGACATCCCGCCGGGAGTGCTGGCCGCGGGCGTGCCCGCCCGCGTGATCCGAGCCGTGACGGGCGGCTAG